One Blattabacterium cuenoti DNA window includes the following coding sequences:
- a CDS encoding cysteine desulfurase family protein → MKRIYLDHAATTPVRSEVIKVMLKTLKESFGNPSSIQHSYGRKTRSIIEKSRIRIAKEINADPYEIIFTSGGTEANNIVLRSAIIDLKVKSILTSPLEHDSVLQTVLDLSYKYKILVEFVRIQNKGVIDLNHLEKILKKNFNKKKMLVSLMYANNEIGNLLEIDKVLSLCKEYNAYFHSDTIQIIGNIPINMKKFPFDFATASAHKFYGPKGIGFVYIKEKIIKKIKPLMTGGNQEYGIRSGTENVYGIVGLAKAMNLSYCNFTNHLEKIKNLKSYCISELKKIIPDVIFNGLSDSLEKSIPTILNIFYPKKDNLLYFHLDLMGIAISNGSSCKSNNFNTYKNVSHVIQSITNNKKLLETMMPIRISFGIFNEKKDIDFLIEALKKKIES, encoded by the coding sequence ATGAAAAGAATATATTTAGATCATGCAGCTACAACTCCTGTCAGAAGTGAAGTAATCAAAGTTATGTTAAAGACATTAAAAGAATCATTTGGAAATCCATCTTCTATACAACATAGTTATGGGAGAAAAACTCGTTCTATCATAGAAAAATCTAGAATTCGTATAGCAAAAGAAATTAACGCTGATCCATATGAAATCATTTTTACTTCAGGTGGTACAGAAGCTAATAATATCGTTTTGAGATCTGCTATAATAGATTTAAAAGTCAAATCTATTTTGACTTCTCCATTGGAACACGATTCTGTATTACAAACAGTTTTAGATTTGTCCTATAAATATAAAATTCTTGTAGAATTTGTTCGTATTCAAAATAAAGGTGTAATAGATTTGAATCATCTAGAAAAAATATTAAAAAAGAATTTTAATAAAAAAAAAATGCTTGTTAGTTTAATGTATGCTAATAACGAAATAGGAAATTTATTGGAAATAGATAAAGTACTTTCTCTTTGTAAGGAATATAATGCTTATTTTCATTCAGATACTATTCAAATAATAGGAAACATTCCAATTAATATGAAAAAGTTTCCTTTTGATTTCGCAACGGCCAGTGCTCATAAATTTTATGGCCCTAAAGGAATAGGTTTTGTGTATATTAAAGAAAAAATCATAAAAAAAATAAAACCATTAATGACCGGGGGAAACCAAGAATATGGGATTCGTTCAGGAACGGAAAATGTTTATGGAATTGTAGGATTAGCAAAAGCTATGAATTTATCTTATTGCAATTTTACAAATCATCTAGAAAAAATAAAAAATTTAAAATCTTATTGTATATCAGAATTGAAAAAAATCATTCCAGATGTTATTTTTAATGGATTATCAGATTCTCTTGAAAAAAGTATTCCTACTATATTAAATATTTTTTATCCAAAGAAAGATAACTTATTATATTTCCATTTAGATTTAATGGGCATAGCTATATCAAACGGAAGCTCTTGTAAATCAAATAATTTTAATACATATAAAAATGTTTCTCATGTTATTCAATCTATTACAAATAATAAGAAGCTATTAGAAACAATGATGCCTATAAGAATTTCTTTTGGAATTTTCAATGAAAAAAAAGATATTGATTTTTTAATAGAAGCTTTAAAAAAGAAAATAGAAAGTTGA
- a CDS encoding acetyl-CoA carboxylase carboxyltransferase subunit alpha produces MEYLDFEKPIKEIQDQYINCILIEKKSGVDMKEVCNRLQSKLEQTIKKLHSQLTPWQRVQLSRHPNRPYTLDYILSITKKDSFIELHGDRHIGDDKAMIGGFGKIEDITFMFIGTQKGKNTKDRQYRRFGMPNPEGYRKALRLMKLAEKFRKPIVSFIDTPGAFPGIEAEERGQGESIGKNIYEMMSLKVPIIVLIIGEGASGGALGIGIGDKVSMMENSWYSVISPESCSTILWGNWDKKEKSAESLKLTAEDMHKFNLIDDVIKEPLGGAHFRPELAYKVVKKKIMKYYQQLSFFDTEVLIQKRKNKYISIGFFYD; encoded by the coding sequence ATGGAATATTTAGATTTTGAAAAACCTATAAAAGAAATTCAGGATCAATATATAAACTGCATTTTAATAGAAAAAAAAAGCGGTGTAGATATGAAAGAAGTTTGTAATCGATTACAATCTAAATTGGAACAAACTATTAAAAAATTACATAGTCAATTAACTCCTTGGCAAAGAGTTCAATTATCTAGACATCCGAATAGACCTTATACATTAGATTACATTCTTTCTATCACAAAAAAAGATTCTTTTATTGAATTACATGGAGATCGTCATATTGGAGATGATAAAGCTATGATAGGTGGATTTGGAAAAATAGAAGATATAACTTTTATGTTTATAGGAACTCAAAAAGGTAAAAACACTAAGGATCGTCAGTATAGACGATTTGGGATGCCTAACCCAGAAGGGTATAGGAAAGCGTTACGTCTTATGAAACTTGCTGAGAAATTTCGTAAACCAATTGTATCTTTTATAGATACTCCAGGTGCTTTTCCGGGAATTGAAGCGGAAGAAAGGGGGCAAGGAGAATCTATTGGAAAGAATATTTATGAAATGATGTCTTTGAAAGTTCCTATAATTGTCCTAATTATAGGAGAAGGAGCGAGTGGAGGGGCATTAGGAATTGGAATAGGTGACAAGGTTTCTATGATGGAGAATTCTTGGTATTCTGTTATTTCTCCTGAAAGTTGTTCCACAATACTTTGGGGGAATTGGGATAAAAAAGAAAAATCAGCAGAATCTTTGAAATTAACAGCAGAAGATATGCATAAATTCAATCTTATAGATGATGTTATTAAAGAACCTTTAGGTGGGGCTCATTTTCGTCCTGAATTAGCATATAAAGTTGTTAAAAAAAAAATCATGAAATATTATCAACAATTATCATTTTTTGATACAGAAGTTCTTATTCAAAAGAGAAAGAATAAGTATATTTCTATAGGTTTTTTTTATGATTAA
- a CDS encoding succinate dehydrogenase/fumarate reductase iron-sulfur subunit, protein MKKGLLNFILKIWRQKSHKEKGCFKTYKIHNISPDSSFLEMLDLLNNQILYSKKKESPISFDHDCREGICGMCSLYINGRAHGPDNLVTTCQLHMRRFHDGETIYIEPWRATPFPVIKDLVVDRSSLDRIIISGGFISVNTFGNTVDGNMILIPKENADKAFDAATCIGCGACVAACKNRSAMLFVSAKVSQFSFLPQGKIERKKRVLNMVKKMDEEGFGSCTNTKSCEIECPKGISTEHISFLNKEYILSYT, encoded by the coding sequence ATGAAGAAAGGATTACTCAATTTTATATTAAAAATATGGAGGCAAAAAAGTCATAAAGAAAAAGGATGTTTTAAAACTTATAAAATTCATAATATATCTCCTGATAGTTCCTTTTTAGAAATGTTAGATCTTTTAAATAATCAAATTTTATATAGTAAAAAAAAAGAATCTCCTATTTCATTTGATCATGATTGTAGAGAAGGAATTTGCGGAATGTGTTCTTTATATATAAATGGAAGAGCTCATGGACCAGATAATTTAGTAACAACGTGCCAGTTACATATGCGTCGGTTTCATGATGGAGAGACTATATATATTGAACCTTGGAGAGCGACCCCTTTTCCTGTAATTAAAGATCTTGTTGTAGATAGATCTTCTTTGGATAGAATTATTATATCAGGAGGATTCATTTCCGTGAATACATTTGGAAATACAGTAGATGGAAACATGATTCTTATTCCAAAAGAAAATGCAGATAAAGCTTTTGATGCAGCTACATGTATTGGATGTGGAGCGTGTGTAGCAGCATGTAAAAATAGATCCGCCATGTTATTTGTTTCCGCAAAAGTTTCACAATTTTCTTTTCTCCCTCAGGGAAAAATAGAAAGAAAAAAACGTGTATTAAATATGGTAAAAAAAATGGATGAAGAAGGATTTGGAAGCTGTACTAATACTAAATCTTGTGAAATAGAATGTCCAAAAGGAATTTCTACAGAACACATTTCTTTTTTAAATAAAGAATATATTCTCTCATATACATAA
- the dnaB gene encoding replicative DNA helicase, whose protein sequence is MIKMNYLVQEEENKFRSNFKKNGKIPPQALDLEYAIIGAMMIDKKGLDEIIDILFPEVFYKKEHQEIFCAIQKLYHHSKPVDIYTVSNQLRKDGKLEFIGGEIYLIELTQKVISSAHIEYHSRIVQQKFILRKLISISSKIIENCYDERTDVFELLDQSESKIFEINQKYLRSKKYESSQTLIAKAIERIKKIGENKNGLSGISSGFYKMDKVTSGWQNSDLIILASRPGMGKTTFMLSMVRNIVIEQKIPVVIFSLEMSSIQLITRLISSESGISSDKLKKSYFSDLDWKQLFMKTKKLKEAPLFIDDSPSLSIFSLRAKCRRLISQNGIKLILIDYMQLMGGWYNHGYSRFINREQEISIISRSLKSIAKELDIPIIALSQLSRAVETRGGSKRPLLSDLRESGAIEQDADIVLFIYRPEYYGFNTWDTDESDSSCIGQAEIIIAKHRNGVLDKFRVKFISTQSKFMDFEEKKMSSWEKDYQKNILDKESQSKFMDFEEKKMSSWEKDYQKNILDKESQSKFMDFEEKKMSSWE, encoded by the coding sequence ATGATAAAAATGAATTATCTCGTCCAAGAGGAAGAAAATAAATTTCGTTCAAATTTCAAGAAAAATGGAAAAATACCTCCTCAAGCATTGGATTTAGAATACGCGATAATAGGCGCTATGATGATAGATAAAAAAGGATTAGATGAAATTATTGATATTCTTTTTCCTGAAGTTTTTTACAAAAAAGAACATCAAGAAATATTTTGCGCTATTCAAAAATTATATCATCATTCTAAACCGGTAGATATCTATACTGTTTCTAACCAACTTCGTAAAGATGGAAAGCTTGAATTTATTGGGGGGGAGATCTATTTAATAGAACTCACCCAGAAAGTGATTTCTTCTGCACATATAGAATATCATAGCAGAATAGTTCAACAGAAGTTTATACTTAGAAAATTGATCAGCATTTCTTCTAAAATTATAGAAAACTGTTATGATGAAAGGACGGATGTTTTTGAACTTTTAGATCAATCGGAATCTAAAATTTTTGAAATTAATCAAAAGTATTTAAGATCTAAAAAGTACGAGAGTTCGCAAACTCTGATTGCGAAAGCTATTGAAAGAATAAAAAAAATAGGAGAAAATAAAAATGGGTTAAGCGGAATTTCTTCTGGGTTTTATAAAATGGATAAAGTAACTTCCGGATGGCAAAATTCAGATTTAATTATACTAGCTTCTAGACCTGGTATGGGAAAAACAACTTTTATGTTGTCAATGGTTAGAAATATTGTAATAGAACAAAAAATTCCAGTTGTTATTTTTTCTTTGGAAATGTCGTCTATTCAATTAATAACAAGATTAATTTCCTCAGAGTCTGGAATTTCTTCAGATAAATTGAAAAAGTCTTATTTCTCTGATTTAGATTGGAAACAACTTTTTATGAAAACTAAAAAATTAAAAGAAGCACCTCTTTTTATAGATGATAGTCCTTCTTTATCTATATTTAGTTTACGTGCAAAATGTCGTCGTTTGATCTCTCAGAATGGAATCAAATTAATTTTGATAGACTACATGCAATTAATGGGGGGGTGGTACAATCATGGATATTCTAGATTTATCAATAGAGAACAAGAAATATCAATTATTTCTAGAAGTTTGAAATCTATAGCAAAAGAATTAGATATTCCTATAATTGCTTTATCACAGTTATCTAGGGCTGTAGAAACAAGAGGTGGAAGTAAACGTCCTTTGTTATCTGATCTACGTGAATCTGGAGCTATAGAACAGGATGCTGATATTGTTTTATTTATTTATAGACCTGAATATTATGGATTCAATACCTGGGATACAGATGAAAGTGATTCTTCTTGTATTGGTCAAGCAGAAATAATAATCGCAAAACATAGAAATGGAGTATTGGATAAATTTCGGGTAAAATTTATAAGTACTCAATCCAAGTTTATGGATTTTGAAGAAAAAAAAATGTCTTCTTGGGAAAAAGACTATCAAAAAAATATTCTAGATAAAGAAAGTCAATCCAAGTTTATGGATTTTGAAGAAAAAAAAATGTCTTCTTGGGAAAAAGACTATCAAAAAAATATTCTAGATAAAGAAAGTCAATCCAAGTTTATGGATTTTGAAGAAAAAAAAATGTCTTCTTGGGAA
- a CDS encoding fumarate reductase/succinate dehydrogenase flavoprotein subunit, producing the protein MIQNYFKLNSKITSGKLTHKWKNHKSTLKLVSPNNRSNLEIIVIGTGLSGGSASATLAELGYKVKVFCYQDSPRRAHSVAAQGGINASKNYKGDNDSVDQLFYDTIKGGDYRSREANVYRLAEISSNIIDQCVAQGVPFARDYAGYLETRSFGGTKVSRTFYAKGQTGQQLLLGCYSAISRQIGKGRIKMYNRHEMLDLVVIEGVARGIISRNLISGKIERHVAHAVVIASGGYGNVFFLSTNAMGSNASAIWKVHKKGGFFANPCFTQIHPTCIPVHGNYQSKLTLMSESLRNDGRIWVPKKVEDAISVRNGDKFPEEIFEKERDYYLERRYPSFGNLVPRDVASRAAKERCDKGLGIENNETKEGVFLDFSSSIEKYGIEKANELGIKNTTSQEIRKLGESVMESKYGNLFHMYEKITNQNPYKNPMKIYPAVHYTMGGIWVDYNLMSSIKGCYVIGEANFSDHGANRLGASALMQGLADGYFILPYTISDYLSEYIIHDSKNISTEHEEFDKSEKDVKDRIKQFLSKSGDFSVDFFHKELGKIMWKDVGMSRNYTGLSKSIKKIQELRKEFWKNVFVPGNINDGLNLELEKAGRVADFLELGELIAMDALNREESCGSHFREEYKTKEGEALRDDIHYKYVSIWEYKKGKPISEEIMHKEKLSFDFVKLQSRSYK; encoded by the coding sequence ATGATTCAAAATTATTTTAAATTAAACTCAAAAATCACGAGTGGTAAACTTACTCATAAATGGAAAAATCATAAATCTACTTTAAAATTAGTATCTCCTAATAATAGATCTAATCTAGAAATTATAGTAATTGGAACAGGTCTTTCTGGTGGTTCTGCTTCTGCTACTTTAGCTGAATTGGGGTATAAAGTGAAAGTTTTTTGTTATCAAGATTCTCCTAGAAGAGCTCATTCTGTTGCTGCGCAAGGTGGAATTAATGCTTCTAAAAATTACAAAGGCGATAATGATTCTGTTGATCAACTTTTTTATGACACTATTAAAGGTGGAGATTATAGATCTAGGGAAGCAAATGTTTATCGTTTAGCAGAAATTTCTTCTAATATTATTGATCAATGTGTTGCTCAAGGTGTTCCATTTGCTCGTGATTATGCTGGATATCTTGAAACCAGATCTTTTGGAGGAACTAAAGTTTCTAGAACTTTTTATGCAAAAGGACAAACGGGACAACAACTTTTGTTGGGGTGTTATTCAGCTATATCAAGACAAATTGGAAAAGGAAGAATTAAAATGTATAATCGTCATGAAATGCTTGATTTAGTTGTTATAGAAGGAGTAGCTAGAGGGATTATTTCAAGAAATCTAATTTCTGGGAAAATTGAACGTCATGTAGCTCATGCAGTTGTTATTGCATCTGGAGGGTATGGAAATGTATTTTTCTTATCTACTAATGCGATGGGATCTAATGCAAGTGCCATATGGAAAGTTCATAAAAAGGGTGGATTTTTTGCAAATCCTTGTTTTACTCAAATACATCCCACCTGTATTCCAGTTCATGGAAATTATCAATCTAAACTGACATTAATGTCAGAATCATTGAGAAATGATGGTCGTATATGGGTTCCAAAAAAAGTGGAAGATGCTATTTCTGTACGAAATGGAGATAAATTCCCTGAAGAAATTTTTGAAAAAGAAAGAGATTATTATCTTGAAAGACGTTATCCATCGTTTGGAAATCTTGTTCCAAGAGATGTTGCTTCACGCGCGGCTAAAGAACGTTGTGATAAAGGGTTGGGAATAGAGAATAATGAAACAAAAGAAGGGGTTTTTTTGGATTTTTCTTCTTCTATAGAGAAGTATGGAATAGAAAAAGCAAATGAACTTGGAATAAAAAATACAACTTCTCAAGAAATTAGAAAATTAGGAGAAAGTGTGATGGAATCTAAATATGGAAATTTATTTCATATGTATGAGAAAATAACTAATCAAAATCCTTATAAAAATCCTATGAAAATTTACCCTGCTGTTCATTATACTATGGGGGGGATATGGGTTGATTATAATTTAATGTCTTCTATAAAAGGATGTTACGTAATAGGAGAAGCAAATTTTTCAGATCATGGTGCTAATCGTCTTGGAGCATCTGCATTAATGCAAGGATTAGCTGATGGATATTTTATTTTGCCATATACTATATCAGATTATTTATCTGAGTATATTATACATGATTCAAAAAACATATCTACAGAACATGAGGAATTTGATAAATCTGAGAAAGATGTAAAAGATAGAATAAAACAATTCCTTTCCAAGTCGGGCGATTTTTCTGTTGACTTTTTTCATAAAGAGCTTGGAAAAATAATGTGGAAAGATGTTGGAATGAGTAGAAATTATACAGGATTGTCTAAATCCATAAAAAAAATACAAGAACTTCGTAAAGAATTTTGGAAAAATGTTTTTGTCCCTGGAAATATAAATGATGGATTGAATTTAGAATTAGAAAAAGCGGGACGTGTAGCAGATTTTTTAGAATTAGGAGAGTTAATAGCAATGGATGCTTTAAATAGAGAAGAATCTTGTGGAAGTCATTTCAGAGAGGAATATAAAACAAAAGAAGGAGAAGCTCTTCGTGATGATATTCATTACAAATATGTTTCTATATGGGAATATAAAAAAGGAAAACCTATTAGTGAAGAAATCATGCATAAAGAAAAGTTATCTTTTGATTTTGTAAAATTGCAATCTCGTTCTTATAAATAA
- the rny gene encoding ribonuclease Y, with product MKINVVFSVLMGFMIGIITCYFFGKKTILKKYIQLLEKANFQVKRIIKNAEKEGESIKRKKMLQAKEKFIELKFKHEKDVHFREKKIIDIEKKIREKENRLSKEIEIYFKKNNRLETQIHDYEKRSKILQKKQEEFNNMHFKQIELLEKISNYSSEEAKNDLIEILKEEAKIKAQSHIQNIIEESQLTAKIEAKKIVIQAIQRIGTEKAVENAVSVFNIESDDVKGRIIGREGRNIRALEKATGVEIIVDDTPEAILLSCFNPIRREVARLSLHKLVIDGRIHPARIEEIVAKTEKQIEEEIVEIGKKNIIDLGIHGIHPELIKMIGRMKYRSSYGQNLLQHSREVAHLSGIFASELGLNSKLAKRAGLLHDIGKIPDTESELPHAILGMQWAEKYGENMEVCNAIGSHHDEIEMKVLISPIVQISDSISGARPGVRRNSFESYSKRLKNLEDIAFSFDGVNKAFAIQAGRELRVLVESKKIDDKKAFQLSCDITEKIKNEMTYPGQIKVTVIRETRAVQIAR from the coding sequence ATGAAAATAAATGTTGTATTTTCTGTTTTAATGGGGTTTATGATTGGAATTATTACATGTTATTTTTTTGGAAAAAAAACCATACTGAAAAAATATATTCAATTATTAGAAAAAGCCAATTTTCAAGTCAAAAGAATTATAAAAAACGCTGAAAAAGAAGGGGAATCTATAAAAAGAAAAAAAATGCTTCAAGCAAAAGAAAAATTTATAGAACTTAAATTTAAACATGAAAAAGATGTTCATTTTAGAGAGAAAAAAATAATTGATATAGAAAAAAAAATAAGAGAAAAAGAAAATAGATTATCCAAAGAAATAGAAATTTATTTTAAAAAAAATAATAGACTAGAAACACAAATTCATGATTACGAAAAAAGATCCAAGATTCTTCAAAAAAAACAAGAAGAGTTTAACAATATGCATTTCAAACAAATAGAATTACTAGAAAAAATATCCAATTACTCTTCTGAAGAAGCTAAAAATGATTTAATTGAAATTCTTAAGGAGGAAGCAAAGATAAAAGCACAATCACATATACAAAATATTATAGAAGAATCTCAACTAACTGCAAAAATAGAAGCAAAAAAAATTGTCATTCAAGCTATTCAAAGAATTGGGACAGAAAAAGCAGTAGAAAATGCAGTTTCCGTATTCAATATAGAATCAGACGATGTTAAAGGAAGAATAATTGGAAGAGAGGGAAGAAATATAAGAGCTTTAGAAAAAGCAACTGGTGTAGAGATTATTGTAGACGATACTCCAGAAGCAATTCTTTTATCTTGTTTTAATCCTATCCGAAGAGAGGTCGCTAGATTATCTCTTCACAAATTGGTAATAGATGGCCGGATACATCCTGCAAGAATTGAAGAAATAGTAGCAAAAACAGAAAAACAAATTGAAGAAGAAATAGTAGAAATAGGAAAAAAAAATATAATAGATCTAGGAATTCATGGAATTCATCCTGAATTAATTAAAATGATAGGAAGAATGAAATATCGTTCTTCTTATGGCCAAAATCTTTTGCAACATTCTAGAGAAGTTGCTCATTTATCTGGAATATTTGCTTCAGAATTAGGATTAAATTCTAAACTAGCAAAACGCGCAGGACTATTACACGATATTGGTAAAATTCCTGATACAGAATCAGAGCTCCCCCATGCCATTTTAGGAATGCAGTGGGCAGAAAAATATGGAGAAAATATGGAAGTATGTAACGCAATAGGTTCGCATCATGATGAAATAGAAATGAAAGTCTTAATTTCTCCTATTGTACAAATATCGGATTCTATTAGCGGAGCACGTCCAGGAGTAAGAAGAAATTCTTTCGAATCCTATTCAAAAAGATTAAAAAATTTAGAAGATATAGCTTTCAGTTTTGATGGAGTCAATAAAGCATTTGCTATTCAAGCAGGAAGAGAACTACGTGTTTTAGTAGAAAGTAAAAAAATAGATGATAAAAAAGCCTTTCAATTATCTTGTGATATAACAGAAAAAATAAAAAATGAAATGACTTATCCAGGTCAAATCAAAGTAACAGTTATCAGAGAAACTAGAGCGGTACAAATAGCTAGATAA
- a CDS encoding deoxyhypusine synthase family protein, producing MKDSITSFIDKYFLHFNALTLSEAARAYKQHIKNNGKMMISLAGAMSTAELGKILAEMIRKNKVHIISCTGANLEEDVTNLIAHSHYKIIPNYRDLTPDEEKNFLKKGFNRVTDTCIPEEQSFKLLQKHIFNIWKRAKEKSVRYFPHEYIYQLLLENILEPYYNINPKDSWVLAAAKKNLPMVVPGWEDSTIGNIFSSYCIKKLFQPFLIKNGIEYMMYLAKWYQKESIHKKIGFFQIGGGISGDFPICVVPMLSQDLGLHPTPFWSYFCQISDSTTSYGSYSGAIPNEKITWGKLDKDTPKFIIESDATIVAPLIFAYILNM from the coding sequence ATGAAAGATTCTATCACTTCATTTATTGATAAATATTTTCTACATTTTAATGCTTTAACTTTATCAGAAGCTGCTAGAGCATATAAACAGCATATCAAAAATAATGGAAAAATGATGATTTCCTTAGCGGGAGCTATGAGTACAGCAGAATTAGGAAAAATTTTGGCAGAAATGATTAGAAAAAATAAAGTCCACATAATTTCTTGTACAGGTGCTAATTTAGAAGAAGATGTCACAAATTTAATAGCTCATTCTCATTATAAAATAATTCCTAATTATAGAGATTTAACTCCTGATGAGGAAAAAAACTTTTTAAAAAAAGGATTCAATCGGGTAACAGATACATGTATTCCAGAAGAACAATCTTTTAAACTTTTGCAAAAACACATTTTTAATATATGGAAAAGGGCTAAAGAAAAATCTGTCCGGTATTTTCCACATGAATATATTTATCAATTATTATTAGAAAATATTTTAGAACCATATTATAATATAAATCCAAAAGATAGTTGGGTATTAGCTGCGGCAAAAAAAAACTTACCCATGGTTGTCCCAGGTTGGGAAGATAGTACAATAGGAAATATATTTTCTTCATATTGCATCAAAAAATTATTTCAACCATTTCTTATAAAAAATGGCATAGAATACATGATGTATCTTGCAAAATGGTATCAAAAAGAATCTATTCATAAAAAAATAGGATTTTTTCAGATAGGGGGAGGAATTTCAGGAGATTTTCCCATTTGTGTTGTCCCCATGCTTTCTCAAGACTTAGGATTACATCCTACTCCTTTTTGGTCTTATTTTTGTCAAATTTCAGATTCTACTACTAGTTATGGATCTTATTCAGGAGCTATTCCAAATGAAAAAATAACTTGGGGAAAATTAGACAAAGACACTCCAAAATTTATTATAGAATCAGATGCTACAATTGTAGCTCCATTAATATTTGCATATATATTAAATATGTAA
- a CDS encoding succinate dehydrogenase cytochrome b subunit — MNQCHFIQSSVGSKIVMAMTGFFLMSFLLLHLSVNLFLFSGEESFNEAVSFMRKNVIVKILEYVLALGFIVHILFGIRLHFKNRKSRGNRNYAMQQSISSFGSRTMIYTGFLILCFLVLHLMNFMIPMKYSSNHNLNSDYNVVISLFKNPIYTFLYVFSFLILGIHLNHGFQSSFQSLGLSNKKRLYWIQKLGCIYFWIICSGFSIIAIWFFLIQWETN; from the coding sequence ATGAATCAATGTCATTTTATTCAATCTTCTGTTGGAAGTAAAATAGTTATGGCGATGACTGGTTTTTTTCTCATGTCTTTTTTATTGTTGCATTTAAGTGTAAATCTTTTTCTTTTTTCTGGAGAAGAATCGTTTAATGAAGCAGTTTCTTTTATGAGAAAAAATGTCATTGTTAAAATATTGGAATATGTTCTTGCATTAGGATTTATTGTTCATATTCTTTTTGGAATAAGATTACATTTTAAGAATAGAAAATCTAGAGGAAATAGAAATTATGCTATGCAACAATCAATTTCCTCATTTGGTAGCCGTACTATGATTTACACAGGTTTTTTAATTTTATGTTTTTTGGTTTTACACTTAATGAATTTCATGATTCCTATGAAATATTCTTCTAATCACAATTTAAATTCGGATTATAACGTCGTTATTTCATTGTTTAAAAATCCTATATATACGTTTTTGTATGTTTTTTCGTTTCTTATTTTAGGGATTCATTTGAATCATGGATTTCAATCATCTTTTCAATCATTAGGGTTATCCAATAAAAAAAGATTGTATTGGATACAGAAATTAGGTTGTATTTATTTTTGGATTATTTGTTCTGGTTTTTCTATTATAGCTATTTGGTTTTTTCTCATTCAATGGGAAACTAACTAA